In the genome of Syngnathoides biaculeatus isolate LvHL_M chromosome 14, ASM1980259v1, whole genome shotgun sequence, one region contains:
- the serpine3 gene encoding probable serpin E3, translating to MEKVKGLYSLLFFFSELLDIKMCRLLASAILAVLCVASLVHSSSSLQVGLKYRQGNFAMALYRAVAEPRADANTVVSPFSVAAALGLLQLGARGNTRAQLEAGLGYDVNDAQVRDLLLLQWHAEMNNSNSPMASQGAWLRQTCILLVESSIKLADGFMQNVGAWADVSVMRDNQVQNNNTHKDETWFPLQSGSSSGDLSGSGEVQQAEASSSSKSSSQQMTILSTIAFRGVWQRQFHTVNTQNLHFLLLDGSTIKVPMMHQATEVRFGQFVTLSNQRYSVLDLPYSGLSLSLQVVLPLDRKSPLSSLEAELSFHQVASWEASLRRTKMDVFLPRFKIHNKLNLRSTLPAVGIRDAFNLADADFTGISATDSLYVSDAFHDATIEVMEEGTKAAAATAMVLLKRSRSPVFKADRPFLFLLRHVKTGSVLFMGRVMNPADQSL from the exons ATGGAAAAAGTTAAAGGTCTATAttccctgttgttttttttctcagaactTTTGGACATTAAGATGTGTCGCCTGCTTGCATCCGCCATTCTGGCTGTACTGTGCGTGGCGTCCCTGGTCCACAGTAGCAGTAGCCTGCAAGTCGGGCTAAAGTATCGGCAGGGTAACTTCGCGATGGCCTTGTATCGTGCCGTGGCCGAGCCCCGTGCCGACGCCAACACGGTGGTGTCGCCGTTCAGCGTGGCTGCCGCCCTGGGACTACTGCAGCTCGGCGCCCGGGGCAACACCAGGGCTCAGCTGGAGGCCGGCCTGGGTTACGACGTCAACG ACGCTCAGGTTCGTGATCTCCTGCTGCTGCAGTGGCACGCAGAGATGAACAACAGTAATAGTCCAATGGCCTCCCAGGGGGCGTGGCTACGACAGACGTGCATCCTATTGGTGGAGAGCAGCATCAAACTAGCAGATGGATTCATGCAGAATGTTGGAGCCTGGGCAGATGTCAGCGTGATGAGAGACAACCAGGTCCAGAACAACAACACTCACAAAG ACGAGACATGGTTCCCCCTGCAGTCTGGAAGCAGCAGCGGTGACCTGTCTGGGTCTGGCGAGGTCCAACAGGCTGAGGCTTCATCGTCATCGAAGTCATCCAGCCAGCAGATGACTATTTTGAGTACCATTGCATTCAGGGGTGTGTGGCAAAGGCAATTTCACACTGTCAATACACAGAACCTCCACTTCCTGCTCCTGGATGGGAGCACCATCAAAGTACCCATGATGCACCAAGCTACCGAGGTCCGCTTTG GTCAGTTCGTAACGCTGTCAAACCAAAGGTATTCGGTCCTTGATCTTCCCTACTCGGGTCTGTCACTGAGCCTCCAGGTCGTCCTCCCTTTGGACCGTAAGAGCCCTCTGTCTTCTTTGGAGGCTGAACTGAGCTTTCACCAAGTAGCCTCCTGGGAGGCCAGCCTACGCAGGACCAAGATGGACGTCTTCCTGCCCAG GTTTAAGATTCATAACAAATTGAACTTGAGGTCGACACTTCCTGCTGTGGGAATCAGAGATGCCTTCAACCTGGCAGATGCAGACTTTACAGGAATTTCAG CTACGGACTCACTCTATGTGTCCGATGCCTTCCACGACGCCACCATCGAAGTCATGGAGGAAGGAACCAAGGCAGCCGCCGCCACAG CCATGGTCCTCTTGAAGCGTTCTCGCTCTCCCGTCTTCAAGGCAGACCGGCCTTTCCTGTTTCTGCTGAGGCACGTTAAAACAG gatCCGTTTTGTTCATGGGCCGAGTGATGAACCCCGCCGACCAATCTCTTTGA
- the LOC133512591 gene encoding protein FAM124A isoform X3: MESNSVEDECVDSGAETAGSDYSTLSSTSGDMLMHDLQRDPFLLFRVSERAATSSACPRPKQDHLHQGGASQPALAVILFLLEGDVGSKELGCPPWQYHHSEKVSRGRQSGAASTQDFFTLGASTPLWALRRVRCGKGTLRLTLYCCYDNYAHTVRLYKRLLGRRLAHKTPDFCFLVVYANPLLEVQMAFRRLPRGRHPALLDSALLEVRVQDVGALVPLLPNACRPISDMRWQTQDYDGNKILLQVQGAHGGRHHRAASRPRVPHHQASLCSLPLCGNEDFYPEWWCHPSEGQGCWGKGGRSDSLYSLPNLSSSPVPPASPPHRERRCHSLQRSASLVPPFRLNVDTLVGAEETDVDTGTTVRAGGVDLSVMSAYVHQSGPPASLSQHFDMENVKALTQRTQDSTGPLNGGEHEALEESCAEEDLEEFYI, from the exons GTCTGACTACAGTACCTTGTCATCTACTAGCG GCGACATGTTGATGCACGACCTCCAGCGGGACCCCTTCCTG CTTTTCAGAGTTTCGGAGCGCGCCGCCACCTCCTCCGCGTGCCCCCGACCCAAGCAGGATCATTTGCACCAGGGGGGAGCCTCCCAACCGGCATTGGCTGTAATTTTATTCCTCTTGGAAGGCGACGTGGGCAGCAAGGAGTTGGGGTGCCCCCCTTGGCAGTACCATCATAGCGAGAAGGTGAGCCGAGGGCGCCAGTCGGGGGCGGCATCCACGCAGGATTTTTTCACACTGGGGGCCAGCACCCCGCTTTGGGCCCTGAGGAGGGTGCGGTGTGGTAAAGGGACGCTGCGTTTGACGCTGTACTGTTGCTATGACAACTATGCCCACACAGTGCGCTTGTACAAGCGTCTGCTGGGCCGCCGGCTGGCCCACAAGACGCCAGACTTCTGCTTTCTGGTGGTGTATGCTAACCCTCTCCTGGAGGTCCAGATGGCTTTCAGGAGGCTGCCCCGAGGGAGGCACCCGGCCCTGCTGGATTCAGCCTTGCTTGAAGTGAGGGTGCAAGATGTGGGTGCCCTGGTGCCACTCCTGCCAAATGCATGCAGGCCCATTAGTGACATGAGGTGGCAGACGCAAGACTACGACGGGAATAAAATACTACTGCAG GTGCAAGGTGCTCACGGGGGTCGTCACCATCGGGCAGCCTCGCGCCCCAGGGTCCCACATCATCAGGCATCACTGTGCTCGCTCCCTTTATGCGGCAACGAGGATTTCTATCCTGAGTGGTGGTGTCACCCTTCAGAGGGCCAGGGCTGTTGGGGAAAAGGCGGACGCTCGGACTCACTTTACTCGCTGCCCAACCTTAGCTCATCACCAGTACCTCCAGCCAGCCCCCCTCACAGGGAACGTCGCTGCCACTCCCTGCAGCGGAGCGCTTCCCTTGTTCCGCCTTTCCGCCTCAACGTGGACACCCTGGTGGGCGCAGAGGAGACAGACGTGGACACTGGGACCACAGTCAGAGCAGGCGGCGTGGACCTTAGTGTGATGTCGGCGTACGTCCACCAATCCGGCCCACCAGCGTCCCTCTCGCAGCATTTTGATATGGAAAATGTGAAAGCCCTCACGCAGCGGACACAGGACTCCACGGGACCCCTTaatgggggagaacatgaagCGCTTGAAGAAAGCTGTGCAGAGGAAGACCTCGAGGAATTCTACATTTGA
- the LOC133512591 gene encoding protein FAM124A isoform X4, which produces MLMHDLQRDPFLLFRVSERAATSSACPRPKQDHLHQGGASQPALAVILFLLEGDVGSKELGCPPWQYHHSEKVSRGRQSGAASTQDFFTLGASTPLWALRRVRCGKGTLRLTLYCCYDNYAHTVRLYKRLLGRRLAHKTPDFCFLVVYANPLLEVQMAFRRLPRGRHPALLDSALLEVRVQDVGALVPLLPNACRPISDMRWQTQDYDGNKILLQVQGAHGGRHHRAASRPRVPHHQASLCSLPLCGNEDFYPEWWCHPSEGQGCWGKGGRSDSLYSLPNLSSSPVPPASPPHRERRCHSLQRSASLVPPFRLNVDTLVGAEETDVDTGTTVRAGGVDLSVMSAYVHQSGPPASLSQHFDMENVKALTQRTQDSTGPLNGGEHEALEESCAEEDLEEFYI; this is translated from the exons ATGTTGATGCACGACCTCCAGCGGGACCCCTTCCTG CTTTTCAGAGTTTCGGAGCGCGCCGCCACCTCCTCCGCGTGCCCCCGACCCAAGCAGGATCATTTGCACCAGGGGGGAGCCTCCCAACCGGCATTGGCTGTAATTTTATTCCTCTTGGAAGGCGACGTGGGCAGCAAGGAGTTGGGGTGCCCCCCTTGGCAGTACCATCATAGCGAGAAGGTGAGCCGAGGGCGCCAGTCGGGGGCGGCATCCACGCAGGATTTTTTCACACTGGGGGCCAGCACCCCGCTTTGGGCCCTGAGGAGGGTGCGGTGTGGTAAAGGGACGCTGCGTTTGACGCTGTACTGTTGCTATGACAACTATGCCCACACAGTGCGCTTGTACAAGCGTCTGCTGGGCCGCCGGCTGGCCCACAAGACGCCAGACTTCTGCTTTCTGGTGGTGTATGCTAACCCTCTCCTGGAGGTCCAGATGGCTTTCAGGAGGCTGCCCCGAGGGAGGCACCCGGCCCTGCTGGATTCAGCCTTGCTTGAAGTGAGGGTGCAAGATGTGGGTGCCCTGGTGCCACTCCTGCCAAATGCATGCAGGCCCATTAGTGACATGAGGTGGCAGACGCAAGACTACGACGGGAATAAAATACTACTGCAG GTGCAAGGTGCTCACGGGGGTCGTCACCATCGGGCAGCCTCGCGCCCCAGGGTCCCACATCATCAGGCATCACTGTGCTCGCTCCCTTTATGCGGCAACGAGGATTTCTATCCTGAGTGGTGGTGTCACCCTTCAGAGGGCCAGGGCTGTTGGGGAAAAGGCGGACGCTCGGACTCACTTTACTCGCTGCCCAACCTTAGCTCATCACCAGTACCTCCAGCCAGCCCCCCTCACAGGGAACGTCGCTGCCACTCCCTGCAGCGGAGCGCTTCCCTTGTTCCGCCTTTCCGCCTCAACGTGGACACCCTGGTGGGCGCAGAGGAGACAGACGTGGACACTGGGACCACAGTCAGAGCAGGCGGCGTGGACCTTAGTGTGATGTCGGCGTACGTCCACCAATCCGGCCCACCAGCGTCCCTCTCGCAGCATTTTGATATGGAAAATGTGAAAGCCCTCACGCAGCGGACACAGGACTCCACGGGACCCCTTaatgggggagaacatgaagCGCTTGAAGAAAGCTGTGCAGAGGAAGACCTCGAGGAATTCTACATTTGA
- the LOC133512591 gene encoding protein FAM124A isoform X1 — protein MESNSVEDECVDSGAETAGSDYSTLSSTSGDMLMHDLQRDPFLVSVHLIADPGEGNVLQRAADGVLTWLHPELQLFRVSERAATSSACPRPKQDHLHQGGASQPALAVILFLLEGDVGSKELGCPPWQYHHSEKVSRGRQSGAASTQDFFTLGASTPLWALRRVRCGKGTLRLTLYCCYDNYAHTVRLYKRLLGRRLAHKTPDFCFLVVYANPLLEVQMAFRRLPRGRHPALLDSALLEVRVQDVGALVPLLPNACRPISDMRWQTQDYDGNKILLQVQGAHGGRHHRAASRPRVPHHQASLCSLPLCGNEDFYPEWWCHPSEGQGCWGKGGRSDSLYSLPNLSSSPVPPASPPHRERRCHSLQRSASLVPPFRLNVDTLVGAEETDVDTGTTVRAGGVDLSVMSAYVHQSGPPASLSQHFDMENVKALTQRTQDSTGPLNGGEHEALEESCAEEDLEEFYI, from the exons GTCTGACTACAGTACCTTGTCATCTACTAGCG GCGACATGTTGATGCACGACCTCCAGCGGGACCCCTTCCTGGTGAGCGTGCACTTGATCGCAGACCCGGGGGAGGGCAACGTCCTTCAGCGGGCGGCTGACGGCGTGCTGACGTGGCTCCACCCTGAGCTACAGCTTTTCAGAGTTTCGGAGCGCGCCGCCACCTCCTCCGCGTGCCCCCGACCCAAGCAGGATCATTTGCACCAGGGGGGAGCCTCCCAACCGGCATTGGCTGTAATTTTATTCCTCTTGGAAGGCGACGTGGGCAGCAAGGAGTTGGGGTGCCCCCCTTGGCAGTACCATCATAGCGAGAAGGTGAGCCGAGGGCGCCAGTCGGGGGCGGCATCCACGCAGGATTTTTTCACACTGGGGGCCAGCACCCCGCTTTGGGCCCTGAGGAGGGTGCGGTGTGGTAAAGGGACGCTGCGTTTGACGCTGTACTGTTGCTATGACAACTATGCCCACACAGTGCGCTTGTACAAGCGTCTGCTGGGCCGCCGGCTGGCCCACAAGACGCCAGACTTCTGCTTTCTGGTGGTGTATGCTAACCCTCTCCTGGAGGTCCAGATGGCTTTCAGGAGGCTGCCCCGAGGGAGGCACCCGGCCCTGCTGGATTCAGCCTTGCTTGAAGTGAGGGTGCAAGATGTGGGTGCCCTGGTGCCACTCCTGCCAAATGCATGCAGGCCCATTAGTGACATGAGGTGGCAGACGCAAGACTACGACGGGAATAAAATACTACTGCAG GTGCAAGGTGCTCACGGGGGTCGTCACCATCGGGCAGCCTCGCGCCCCAGGGTCCCACATCATCAGGCATCACTGTGCTCGCTCCCTTTATGCGGCAACGAGGATTTCTATCCTGAGTGGTGGTGTCACCCTTCAGAGGGCCAGGGCTGTTGGGGAAAAGGCGGACGCTCGGACTCACTTTACTCGCTGCCCAACCTTAGCTCATCACCAGTACCTCCAGCCAGCCCCCCTCACAGGGAACGTCGCTGCCACTCCCTGCAGCGGAGCGCTTCCCTTGTTCCGCCTTTCCGCCTCAACGTGGACACCCTGGTGGGCGCAGAGGAGACAGACGTGGACACTGGGACCACAGTCAGAGCAGGCGGCGTGGACCTTAGTGTGATGTCGGCGTACGTCCACCAATCCGGCCCACCAGCGTCCCTCTCGCAGCATTTTGATATGGAAAATGTGAAAGCCCTCACGCAGCGGACACAGGACTCCACGGGACCCCTTaatgggggagaacatgaagCGCTTGAAGAAAGCTGTGCAGAGGAAGACCTCGAGGAATTCTACATTTGA
- the LOC133512591 gene encoding protein FAM124A isoform X2 produces MLMHDLQRDPFLVSVHLIADPGEGNVLQRAADGVLTWLHPELQLFRVSERAATSSACPRPKQDHLHQGGASQPALAVILFLLEGDVGSKELGCPPWQYHHSEKVSRGRQSGAASTQDFFTLGASTPLWALRRVRCGKGTLRLTLYCCYDNYAHTVRLYKRLLGRRLAHKTPDFCFLVVYANPLLEVQMAFRRLPRGRHPALLDSALLEVRVQDVGALVPLLPNACRPISDMRWQTQDYDGNKILLQVQGAHGGRHHRAASRPRVPHHQASLCSLPLCGNEDFYPEWWCHPSEGQGCWGKGGRSDSLYSLPNLSSSPVPPASPPHRERRCHSLQRSASLVPPFRLNVDTLVGAEETDVDTGTTVRAGGVDLSVMSAYVHQSGPPASLSQHFDMENVKALTQRTQDSTGPLNGGEHEALEESCAEEDLEEFYI; encoded by the exons ATGTTGATGCACGACCTCCAGCGGGACCCCTTCCTGGTGAGCGTGCACTTGATCGCAGACCCGGGGGAGGGCAACGTCCTTCAGCGGGCGGCTGACGGCGTGCTGACGTGGCTCCACCCTGAGCTACAGCTTTTCAGAGTTTCGGAGCGCGCCGCCACCTCCTCCGCGTGCCCCCGACCCAAGCAGGATCATTTGCACCAGGGGGGAGCCTCCCAACCGGCATTGGCTGTAATTTTATTCCTCTTGGAAGGCGACGTGGGCAGCAAGGAGTTGGGGTGCCCCCCTTGGCAGTACCATCATAGCGAGAAGGTGAGCCGAGGGCGCCAGTCGGGGGCGGCATCCACGCAGGATTTTTTCACACTGGGGGCCAGCACCCCGCTTTGGGCCCTGAGGAGGGTGCGGTGTGGTAAAGGGACGCTGCGTTTGACGCTGTACTGTTGCTATGACAACTATGCCCACACAGTGCGCTTGTACAAGCGTCTGCTGGGCCGCCGGCTGGCCCACAAGACGCCAGACTTCTGCTTTCTGGTGGTGTATGCTAACCCTCTCCTGGAGGTCCAGATGGCTTTCAGGAGGCTGCCCCGAGGGAGGCACCCGGCCCTGCTGGATTCAGCCTTGCTTGAAGTGAGGGTGCAAGATGTGGGTGCCCTGGTGCCACTCCTGCCAAATGCATGCAGGCCCATTAGTGACATGAGGTGGCAGACGCAAGACTACGACGGGAATAAAATACTACTGCAG GTGCAAGGTGCTCACGGGGGTCGTCACCATCGGGCAGCCTCGCGCCCCAGGGTCCCACATCATCAGGCATCACTGTGCTCGCTCCCTTTATGCGGCAACGAGGATTTCTATCCTGAGTGGTGGTGTCACCCTTCAGAGGGCCAGGGCTGTTGGGGAAAAGGCGGACGCTCGGACTCACTTTACTCGCTGCCCAACCTTAGCTCATCACCAGTACCTCCAGCCAGCCCCCCTCACAGGGAACGTCGCTGCCACTCCCTGCAGCGGAGCGCTTCCCTTGTTCCGCCTTTCCGCCTCAACGTGGACACCCTGGTGGGCGCAGAGGAGACAGACGTGGACACTGGGACCACAGTCAGAGCAGGCGGCGTGGACCTTAGTGTGATGTCGGCGTACGTCCACCAATCCGGCCCACCAGCGTCCCTCTCGCAGCATTTTGATATGGAAAATGTGAAAGCCCTCACGCAGCGGACACAGGACTCCACGGGACCCCTTaatgggggagaacatgaagCGCTTGAAGAAAGCTGTGCAGAGGAAGACCTCGAGGAATTCTACATTTGA